CGACCGGGCCGCCGCCGAGCGCGCCCGCCGGCGCGGCACGCCGCTGGTGAGCCCGGCCTCGCCCGAGAGCGCGGCCGGGGCCGAGGAGAGCGAGGACACGGGGCTCGGCCGGCTGCCCAACCGCCCGCAGGTGCCGCCGGTCGAGGTCATCGACCTCGTCGCGGAGGAGGCCGGCCGGGCCATGGCCGAGGCGATGGTCGTGCCGCGGAGCACCGCGCGCCGGCTCGAGGTCGTCCCCGACCTCGCGGGGGAGCCCGCTGCAGGGCCACCGGACGAGAGCCTGCCGGACGGCGACGCGCCTGCCGGGGCTCCCGAGGACCCTGAAGGCCACGGGACCGAGGAAGGCGTCGACGACCCCGCCCACCTCACCGAGCTGCTCCTGGACGCCGTGGAGTTCGTCCGCCGCCGGCTGTCCGGCGACTTCGCCGTCGACGAGTTCGGCTTCGACCCCGAGCTCACGGAGCGGGTCATGCTCAACGTGCTGCGCCCGGTCTACGAGCGCTGGTTCCGCGTCGAGCTGCGCGGCGCCGACCGCATCCCCGCCGACCGCGGGGCGCTGCTGGTCGGCAACCACTCCGGGACGCTGGCGTGGGACGCCCTGATGACCCAGGTCGCCGTCCACGACAGCACCGGAGGGCGGTTCCTCCGGCTCCTCGGGGCCGACCTGGTGTTCGCGACCCCCGTCATGGGCGACGTCGCCCGCCGGATGGGCGCCACGCTCGCGGCCAGCAGCGACGCCGAGCGGCTGCTGTCCGGCGGCGAGCTCGTCGGCGTGTGGCCCGAGGGGTTCAAGGGGATCGGCAAGAACTTCCGCGACCGCTACCGGCTCCAGCGCTTCGGCCGGGGCGGCTTCGTCGCGGCGGCCATCCGCACCCAGGTCCCCATCGTCCCCGTGAGCATCGTCGGCGCCGAGGAGATCTACCCGATGCTCGCCGACGTCCGCCCCCTGGCCCGGCTGACCGGCGCGCCGTACTGGCCGCTGACGCCGACCTGGCCGTGGTTCGGCCCGCTGGGCCTGGTGCCGCTGCCGAGCAAGTGGCTCATCGAGTTCGGCGAGCCCGTGCCCACCGACCAGCTCGACCCCGGGGCGGCCGACGACCCCATGGTCGTCTTCGAGATCACCGACCGCGTGCGCGAGACGATCCAGCAGACGCTGTACGCCCTGCTGGTCCGGCGCCGCTCGGTCTTCCTGGGCTGAGGCGGACGTGGCCGGAGGTGGCGACGCGGGACAGGCCCCGCCGCGGCAGGTGAGGC
The Aquipuribacter hungaricus genome window above contains:
- a CDS encoding lysophospholipid acyltransferase family protein, encoding DRAAAERARRRGTPLVSPASPESAAGAEESEDTGLGRLPNRPQVPPVEVIDLVAEEAGRAMAEAMVVPRSTARRLEVVPDLAGEPAAGPPDESLPDGDAPAGAPEDPEGHGTEEGVDDPAHLTELLLDAVEFVRRRLSGDFAVDEFGFDPELTERVMLNVLRPVYERWFRVELRGADRIPADRGALLVGNHSGTLAWDALMTQVAVHDSTGGRFLRLLGADLVFATPVMGDVARRMGATLAASSDAERLLSGGELVGVWPEGFKGIGKNFRDRYRLQRFGRGGFVAAAIRTQVPIVPVSIVGAEEIYPMLADVRPLARLTGAPYWPLTPTWPWFGPLGLVPLPSKWLIEFGEPVPTDQLDPGAADDPMVVFEITDRVRETIQQTLYALLVRRRSVFLG